In the genome of Paenibacillus pabuli, one region contains:
- a CDS encoding 2-hydroxy-3-keto-5-methylthiopentenyl-1-phosphate phosphatase, giving the protein MRSDKKTVIFCDFDGTITLSDNIVAIMKHFKPAGIEAIMKDTIEQRISLREGVGAMFALLPSSQKDEIVEFVLGQAGIREGFSEFLAYVRDEGIEFNVTSGGMDFFIEPLLAPFDIPQDHVYCNGADFTDEFIRIEWPNPCQPPCENGCGMCKTTVIRTFPEEQYNRILIGDSLTDFEGAKIADLVYSRSILTDKCIELGVDHVPFATFYDIMEDMKQKQTQGVL; this is encoded by the coding sequence ATGAGAAGTGATAAAAAAACGGTCATTTTCTGTGATTTTGATGGCACGATCACCCTTTCGGACAATATCGTAGCGATTATGAAGCATTTTAAACCCGCAGGTATTGAAGCAATTATGAAAGACACGATTGAACAGCGAATTTCGCTCCGTGAAGGTGTGGGAGCGATGTTCGCTCTGCTGCCTTCTTCGCAGAAAGATGAGATTGTGGAATTTGTACTTGGACAGGCTGGCATCCGAGAAGGGTTCAGCGAATTTCTTGCATACGTTCGGGACGAGGGCATTGAATTCAATGTCACCAGCGGAGGAATGGACTTTTTTATCGAGCCTTTACTCGCTCCATTCGATATTCCACAGGACCACGTTTATTGCAATGGGGCGGATTTCACAGATGAATTCATACGTATTGAATGGCCTAATCCATGCCAGCCTCCTTGTGAAAATGGCTGCGGCATGTGTAAAACAACGGTTATTCGTACATTCCCCGAAGAACAATATAATCGTATTCTCATTGGAGACAGTTTAACGGATTTTGAAGGTGCCAAAATCGCTGATCTTGTCTACTCCCGCTCTATCCTGACGGATAAGTGTATTGAGCTGGGTGTGGATCATGTCCCATTCGCAACCTTCTACGATATTATGGAAGATATGAAACAGAAGCAAACACAAGGAGTGCTATAA
- a CDS encoding DnaD domain-containing protein translates to MFNHESMEETGSKAWLNGAAYGMASGTAQLPYALLRYYHQLGLSDAEVLLLIQLFGFRQVEFNEFPTLEELAIRMGLAPEGIARMLQRLMRDGYIHIDEHRDEERDIQYERYDLHGLYAKLAGCTAEGMAVARKQRLDSNALRPDSNSVQKEEEERNMFSIFEKEFGRPLSPMECETISGWLDQDRYQEELILMALKEAVFAGKVHFRYIDRILLEWSRNRVKNVQDAKAYTQRFRNGGR, encoded by the coding sequence ATGTTTAACCACGAGTCCATGGAAGAAACCGGCTCCAAAGCCTGGTTGAATGGAGCAGCTTACGGTATGGCATCAGGGACAGCGCAGCTCCCATATGCTTTATTGCGCTATTATCATCAACTGGGATTAAGTGACGCAGAGGTGCTTCTGCTGATTCAATTGTTTGGATTCCGGCAAGTCGAATTCAATGAGTTCCCAACGCTTGAAGAGCTTGCTATCCGTATGGGGCTTGCCCCGGAAGGTATCGCCAGAATGCTGCAGCGTCTCATGAGAGACGGGTACATTCACATTGACGAGCATCGGGATGAAGAGCGTGACATTCAGTATGAACGTTATGATCTGCACGGATTATACGCGAAGCTTGCAGGATGTACAGCAGAGGGTATGGCTGTGGCCCGTAAGCAGCGGCTGGACAGTAATGCACTGCGCCCGGATTCGAACAGTGTTCAAAAAGAAGAGGAAGAACGAAATATGTTCTCTATTTTTGAAAAAGAATTTGGCCGCCCGCTTTCCCCGATGGAATGCGAGACGATATCCGGCTGGCTGGATCAGGATCGCTATCAGGAGGAACTTATTCTGATGGCATTGAAAGAAGCCGTGTTTGCTGGCAAAGTGCATTTCCGCTATATTGACCGAATTCTGCTTGAATGGAGCCGTAACCGAGTGAAGAATGTGCAGGACGCCAAGGCATATACGCAGCGGTTCCGTAACGGTGGACGTTAA
- a CDS encoding RNA polymerase sigma factor — translation MNEYAGVNKQVVVYCSGEEGRVIDEARLIEQIRQGDTSQMRLLIEKYSQHVYHVAYSVLRNDQDAQDAAQEAFIQMVKSLPDYRSEGFKTWLTRIAFHKAIDAKRKLGRRSAEDLGGEEKIINMPGREEDVLARLVREERQEKLRERINQLPAQHRDIITAYYLSEKNYEQIARDAQVAVKTVESRLYRARQWIRNHWKEDEWREE, via the coding sequence ATGAATGAATACGCAGGGGTCAACAAACAAGTTGTCGTCTATTGTAGTGGAGAGGAGGGGAGAGTCATTGATGAAGCGCGCTTAATCGAACAAATCCGTCAAGGCGACACATCCCAGATGCGCTTGTTGATCGAAAAGTACAGCCAGCATGTATACCATGTGGCCTACTCCGTATTGCGGAACGATCAGGATGCACAGGATGCAGCGCAGGAGGCGTTCATTCAGATGGTTAAATCTCTCCCCGATTACCGATCCGAAGGTTTCAAAACGTGGTTAACCCGAATTGCCTTTCACAAAGCAATTGATGCTAAACGCAAGCTGGGCAGACGAAGCGCTGAGGATCTGGGCGGAGAAGAAAAAATAATAAACATGCCCGGTCGTGAAGAAGATGTTCTTGCCCGTCTTGTGCGGGAAGAGCGTCAGGAGAAGTTGCGCGAGCGAATCAACCAGCTGCCTGCCCAGCACAGGGACATTATTACTGCGTATTACTTAAGCGAAAAAAATTATGAGCAGATTGCCCGTGATGCACAGGTGGCAGTGAAAACCGTGGAATCCCGTCTGTATCGTGCCCGGCAGTGGATTCGAAATCATTGGAAGGAGGATGAATGGCGTGAGGAATAA
- a CDS encoding methylthioribulose 1-phosphate dehydratase: MGFEKITLEHKRQVLEELADIKALFASRNWFPGTSGNLSMRVGDFDPEQFYFAVTASGKDKSLRTPEDFLFVDKHGKAIETTTLKPSAETLIHCEIYRLTGCGAVFHVHTVFNNLISEFFGADGHVPIQGIELIKAFNIWEENAEIRVPVLPNFADIPSIAELVPGVLDANVPGILLRNHGIYAWGKDAFEAKRHLEAFEFLFEVMYRQLLLKGATK, encoded by the coding sequence ATGGGTTTTGAAAAGATTACATTGGAACATAAACGCCAGGTCCTCGAAGAGCTGGCCGATATCAAAGCGCTGTTTGCCAGCCGTAACTGGTTCCCGGGTACAAGTGGCAACCTGTCGATGCGTGTGGGCGACTTCGACCCGGAGCAATTCTACTTTGCAGTTACTGCATCAGGCAAAGACAAGTCTCTCCGTACACCGGAAGACTTTCTGTTTGTGGACAAGCATGGTAAAGCCATTGAGACCACAACCCTGAAACCGAGCGCTGAAACGTTGATTCACTGCGAAATCTATCGTTTAACCGGCTGTGGCGCGGTGTTCCATGTGCATACCGTATTTAACAACCTGATCAGTGAATTCTTTGGAGCAGATGGACATGTACCGATTCAAGGAATAGAATTGATCAAAGCTTTCAACATCTGGGAAGAAAATGCGGAGATTCGTGTACCGGTTCTGCCTAACTTTGCAGATATTCCATCTATCGCTGAATTGGTGCCAGGTGTACTTGATGCCAACGTACCGGGAATTTTGCTGCGTAACCACGGTATTTATGCCTGGGGTAAAGATGCTTTTGAAGCGAAACGTCACCTGGAAGCGTTCGAGTTCCTGTTCGAAGTGATGTACCGTCAACTTCTGCTGAAGGGCGCCACAAAATAG
- a CDS encoding 2,3-diketo-5-methylthiopentyl-1-phosphate enolase, which translates to MNNMCTATYRLHDDHADFRKKAESIAVGMTVGSWTELPQAKREAMQKHLGEVISVEVHEAEGMVPGERYADITIGYPDVNFSRDIPALLVTVFGKISMDGRIKLTRLGFSDGFLSAFPGPKFGLNGVRDLLGVHDRPLLMSIFKSVIGLDADELREQFIRQALGGVDLIKDDEILFENKLTPIEKRVEVCMKAAEQARQETGKKLLYAANLTGPTSRLKQQAERAIGAGANALLFNVLSYGYDVLHELSSDPDINVPIMAHPALAGALYPSPHYGISASVLLGQLMRLAGADLVLFPSPYGSVTMPKEENMAITEQLLSPELPVRVSMPVPSAGIHPGLVPLILRDFGTDVIVNAGGGIHGHPMGTEAGGRAFLQAIEAAQRSIPLAEYAVEHPELKSALDLWGGER; encoded by the coding sequence ATGAATAATATGTGCACAGCCACATATCGTCTGCATGATGATCATGCAGACTTCCGCAAGAAGGCTGAGTCCATTGCTGTCGGCATGACCGTTGGCAGTTGGACCGAATTGCCTCAGGCCAAGCGTGAGGCGATGCAGAAACATTTGGGTGAAGTCATCAGCGTTGAGGTGCATGAAGCTGAGGGCATGGTACCGGGTGAGCGTTACGCTGATATTACGATTGGATATCCAGACGTCAATTTCAGTCGTGATATTCCTGCCCTGCTCGTGACGGTCTTTGGCAAAATTTCAATGGATGGACGCATCAAACTGACACGGCTTGGATTCTCGGACGGCTTCCTCAGCGCATTCCCCGGTCCCAAGTTTGGACTGAATGGTGTTCGTGATCTGCTGGGTGTACATGATCGTCCATTGTTAATGAGTATCTTTAAATCAGTCATTGGACTGGATGCTGACGAACTGAGGGAACAATTTATTCGCCAAGCTCTCGGTGGAGTAGACTTGATTAAAGACGATGAAATTCTGTTTGAAAACAAACTGACTCCGATTGAGAAAAGAGTCGAGGTCTGCATGAAAGCTGCGGAGCAGGCACGCCAGGAGACGGGTAAGAAACTTCTTTATGCCGCAAATTTAACCGGACCAACCTCACGCCTGAAACAACAGGCTGAACGCGCGATAGGTGCAGGAGCAAATGCGCTGTTGTTCAATGTCTTGTCTTACGGATATGACGTGCTGCACGAACTAAGCAGTGATCCGGACATCAACGTGCCCATCATGGCTCACCCTGCGCTTGCAGGTGCACTGTATCCTTCGCCACACTATGGTATCTCGGCATCCGTCCTGCTGGGACAGCTGATGCGGCTTGCTGGAGCGGATTTGGTTCTCTTCCCTTCCCCTTACGGATCTGTAACGATGCCGAAAGAAGAGAATATGGCCATTACAGAACAACTGCTGTCTCCTGAACTTCCGGTCAGAGTCAGTATGCCTGTACCATCTGCTGGTATACATCCAGGGCTTGTACCGCTTATTCTACGTGACTTTGGCACTGATGTGATTGTTAATGCCGGCGGAGGCATTCATGGCCATCCCATGGGCACTGAGGCAGGCGGCCGGGCATTCTTGCAGGCTATCGAGGCAGCCCAACGTTCCATTCCACTGGCAGAATATGCAGTCGAACATCCCGAACTGAAAAGTGCACTGGATCTGTGGGGTGGCGAACGATGA
- a CDS encoding acetate/propionate family kinase, translating into MKILVINAGSSSLKYQLYNMTDESVLAKGLVERIGMDSSILTHKPTGREDVTEVSEILEHTTAIRKVIDILTDKENGVLGSVDEIQAVGHRVVHGGEAFKESALVDDASKAEIRRLFDLAPLHNPAAMMGIRAAEANMPGVPQVMVFDTAFHQTMPEKAYLYAIPRVLYKKYKVRRYGAHGTSHDYVSKAAAEYLDRPLEDLKIITCHVGNGGSVTAVKGGVSVDTSMGMTPLEGLMMGTRSGDLDPAIVPYVMNKEELSVSEVNSMLNKHSGLLAISGISSDMREITEGMEAGDANSTLAFEMYEYRLRKYIGSYAAAMNGVDVIVFTAGVGENSVVLRQKVCEQLTYLGVELDEALNAIRSGEPRRITTTNSKVDVLVVPTNEELVIARDTHRIVLNSL; encoded by the coding sequence GTGAAAATTCTCGTAATTAATGCGGGGAGTTCCTCGCTTAAATATCAATTGTATAACATGACGGATGAATCCGTACTGGCTAAAGGTCTGGTAGAGCGGATCGGGATGGACTCTTCCATTCTGACTCATAAACCTACAGGGCGTGAGGATGTTACGGAAGTTAGCGAAATTCTCGAACATACTACTGCGATTCGTAAAGTTATTGACATCCTGACAGACAAAGAAAATGGTGTGCTTGGTTCCGTGGATGAAATTCAGGCTGTGGGACATCGTGTGGTTCACGGTGGTGAAGCATTTAAGGAATCCGCGTTGGTTGATGATGCTTCCAAAGCAGAAATCCGTCGTCTGTTCGATCTGGCGCCACTGCATAACCCTGCAGCAATGATGGGTATTCGTGCGGCTGAAGCCAATATGCCAGGCGTACCACAGGTAATGGTCTTTGATACAGCTTTCCATCAAACGATGCCTGAAAAAGCATATCTGTATGCTATTCCACGTGTGCTCTACAAAAAATATAAAGTTCGTCGTTATGGAGCACACGGTACTTCCCATGATTACGTAAGTAAAGCAGCAGCTGAATATCTGGATCGTCCATTGGAAGATCTGAAGATCATCACATGCCACGTTGGTAACGGTGGTAGCGTAACGGCTGTAAAGGGCGGGGTATCCGTAGACACGTCCATGGGCATGACTCCACTTGAAGGATTGATGATGGGAACACGTAGTGGTGACCTGGATCCGGCAATTGTACCTTATGTTATGAACAAGGAAGAATTGAGCGTGAGCGAAGTAAACTCCATGTTGAACAAACATAGTGGACTTCTTGCCATCTCCGGCATCAGCAGTGACATGCGTGAAATCACGGAGGGTATGGAGGCTGGCGATGCTAACTCCACGCTTGCTTTCGAAATGTACGAATACCGTCTGCGTAAATACATCGGTTCTTATGCAGCAGCGATGAACGGTGTTGACGTGATTGTATTTACGGCTGGTGTAGGTGAAAACTCCGTTGTTCTTCGCCAAAAAGTATGTGAGCAGCTCACGTACCTGGGTGTTGAACTGGATGAAGCGCTGAATGCAATTCGTTCTGGGGAACCACGCCGCATCACAACCACGAATTCCAAAGTGGACGTTCTCGTCGTTCCTACGAACGAAGAATTGGTAATTGCAAGAGATACACACCGAATCGTATTGAATTCTCTGTAA
- a CDS encoding 3-hydroxyacyl-CoA dehydrogenase family protein, translating into MFFKKIGVVGGGTMGQGISQMLAAKGLDVLLVEHTTEKLDHAYNMIETNLDKQLEKWAITKAEKKLILSRITKVAHLAELGTCDMVIETISEDLEAKKAVFSQLDQVCPSNVILASNTSTLSLTELASSTKYPERVIGMHFIHPVSRVDLVEIIRGLKTSDTTFEETRRFVEEVADKKGVMIYESPGFVTSRLICLLINEALHVLQEGVASAEDIDDAMRIGYNFQHGPLEMADRFGLDSVEAALERMFREFGELKYRPSTVLKKMVRAGHLGVKTGEGFFKYDKDGDRL; encoded by the coding sequence ATGTTTTTCAAAAAGATAGGAGTTGTCGGCGGCGGCACGATGGGGCAAGGTATTTCCCAGATGCTTGCAGCCAAAGGACTTGATGTGCTTCTGGTGGAACACACAACGGAGAAGCTGGATCATGCATATAACATGATTGAGACCAACCTCGATAAACAACTGGAGAAATGGGCTATTACGAAGGCTGAGAAGAAATTGATTCTCTCCCGTATCACCAAAGTTGCTCATCTGGCTGAACTCGGAACTTGCGATATGGTCATTGAGACTATTTCTGAAGATCTGGAAGCAAAAAAAGCGGTATTCAGTCAGCTTGACCAAGTTTGCCCAAGTAACGTAATTCTTGCAAGTAATACATCCACGCTGAGTTTGACTGAGCTTGCAAGCTCAACCAAATACCCAGAGCGTGTTATTGGTATGCACTTTATTCACCCGGTTTCCCGGGTTGACCTTGTAGAGATTATTCGTGGTCTGAAAACATCCGATACCACTTTTGAAGAAACTAGACGTTTTGTGGAGGAAGTAGCAGACAAAAAAGGCGTTATGATCTATGAATCGCCTGGATTTGTTACGTCCAGACTGATCTGTCTTTTGATAAACGAAGCACTGCATGTATTGCAGGAAGGTGTCGCTTCCGCTGAAGATATTGATGACGCTATGCGTATCGGATATAACTTCCAGCACGGACCGCTTGAGATGGCAGACCGTTTCGGATTGGATTCGGTAGAAGCTGCACTCGAAAGAATGTTCCGTGAATTTGGTGAGTTGAAATATCGTCCTTCCACAGTCCTGAAAAAAATGGTACGTGCAGGACACCTGGGTGTCAAAACAGGCGAAGGATTCTTCAAGTACGACAAGGATGGTGACCGGCTGTGA
- a CDS encoding multi-tm2 domain protein, whose translation MQSDRNKLLAFLLNLIPGLGFLYWKRPTRAVVYPLLFFGTGIGFVMLALLIDQKELMIVGFLGAVFFWCISMLDMIIVLLRAPSMHDARYHGYGTHYGGPHQGAAYQGAYPDQEGHLGQMEMDQEGIHQHQGVQYGGLEGGYDQPIYRKGSESERFFTILLSFVPGLGHLHLGLLHRGLSFLIAFFGSFAMMVFVASITNESVFLMFLLILPVIWVYCMFDAVQHVHRKQAGEVLQDRTLFEELEMGRASGRRSKVLATLLSAFPGAGHLYLGLQKRGMQLMFLFLGSIYILDLLHLSVFLFMIPLIWFYSFFDGLQCSSRYGREPLTDQPIFKDWARHQRLIGFGIAALGLYYLFIRLVIPQLNELFPDAFLTYEIRSYVNTVIVSLLLIFGGLKLLFGKQRGASANSAVHRNDDGADSLFLFKDRDDRL comes from the coding sequence GTGCAATCAGATCGTAACAAATTACTTGCATTTTTATTGAACCTGATACCGGGTCTTGGTTTTCTCTATTGGAAACGGCCTACCAGAGCTGTGGTCTATCCATTACTCTTTTTTGGAACAGGCATTGGCTTCGTCATGTTGGCGTTGTTGATTGATCAAAAGGAACTGATGATTGTCGGGTTCCTGGGAGCCGTATTCTTCTGGTGTATCAGCATGCTGGATATGATTATCGTTCTGCTTCGTGCCCCTTCAATGCATGATGCCCGATACCATGGATATGGCACACATTACGGTGGTCCCCATCAGGGGGCGGCATATCAGGGAGCATACCCTGATCAGGAAGGCCACTTGGGACAGATGGAGATGGACCAAGAGGGAATACATCAGCATCAGGGCGTTCAGTATGGTGGCCTCGAAGGGGGCTACGATCAACCGATCTATCGGAAAGGTAGTGAAAGCGAACGATTTTTTACGATTTTGCTTTCCTTTGTTCCAGGTCTGGGACATCTTCATCTCGGATTGTTACATCGCGGGTTATCGTTCCTGATCGCGTTCTTCGGTTCATTTGCCATGATGGTTTTTGTAGCTTCCATTACGAATGAATCCGTATTTCTGATGTTCTTGCTCATTCTGCCTGTCATCTGGGTGTACTGTATGTTTGATGCAGTTCAACATGTGCATCGCAAGCAGGCCGGTGAGGTATTGCAAGATCGTACGTTGTTCGAGGAACTGGAGATGGGCAGGGCTTCTGGACGGCGCAGTAAAGTGCTGGCAACCCTGTTATCAGCTTTCCCGGGTGCGGGACATCTGTATCTGGGACTGCAAAAAAGAGGCATGCAACTCATGTTCCTGTTTCTTGGCAGCATCTACATTCTGGACCTGCTTCATTTATCGGTGTTCCTGTTCATGATTCCGTTGATCTGGTTCTACAGCTTCTTTGACGGACTTCAGTGTTCGAGCCGGTATGGCCGTGAACCGTTAACAGATCAACCCATTTTCAAGGACTGGGCTCGTCACCAGCGCCTGATTGGATTCGGAATTGCTGCATTGGGATTGTACTATCTGTTTATCCGCTTGGTCATTCCACAGCTGAATGAGCTGTTCCCGGATGCATTTCTGACGTACGAGATTCGTTCGTATGTGAACACCGTCATTGTGTCCTTGCTGCTCATTTTTGGCGGTCTGAAGTTATTGTTCGGCAAGCAGCGCGGGGCGAGTGCGAATAGTGCGGTTCATCGAAATGATGATGGAGCAGACAGTCTCTTTTTATTCAAGGATCGGGATGATCGATTGTAG
- the asnS gene encoding asparagine--tRNA ligase — protein MSTDCVIRNVSEHVGETVKIGAWINNKRSSGKIQFLQLRDGTGYIQGVVVKSEVSEDIWNAAKSLTQESSLYVTGIIREEPRSASGYEMTVTGVEIIHLTENYPITPKEHGVDFLMDHRHLWLRSTKQRAIMVIRAEIIRAVQQFFDGNGFTQVDPPILTPSSAEGTTNLFHIKYFDEDAYLTQSGQLYMEAAAMALGKVYSFGPTFRAEKSKTRRHLIEFWMIEPEMAFVDHEESLRVQEKFIAHVVQTVLKNCRAELESIGRDVSKLEKIVAPFPRITYDEAIEFLNGQGFDIPWGEDFGAPHETAIAEKYETPVFITHYPAGIKAFYMKPDPNRPEVVLCADMIAPEGYGEIIGGSQRIDDPELMQQRFDEHQLSEEAYQWYLDLRKYGSVPHSGFGLGLERTVAWICGLDHVRETIAFPRMLYRLYP, from the coding sequence ATGAGTACGGATTGTGTAATTCGTAATGTGAGCGAGCATGTGGGCGAGACGGTTAAGATCGGCGCCTGGATTAACAACAAACGTTCCAGCGGCAAAATTCAATTTTTGCAACTGCGTGATGGAACCGGATATATTCAAGGGGTAGTGGTTAAGAGCGAAGTCAGCGAAGATATCTGGAATGCTGCGAAGAGCTTGACTCAAGAAAGTTCATTGTATGTAACAGGTATTATCCGGGAAGAACCACGTAGTGCATCAGGTTATGAGATGACAGTTACTGGTGTGGAAATTATTCATCTGACTGAAAACTATCCAATTACTCCGAAAGAGCATGGGGTAGACTTCCTGATGGATCATCGCCATCTGTGGCTGCGTTCGACAAAACAACGTGCAATTATGGTGATTCGTGCAGAGATTATCCGCGCTGTTCAGCAGTTCTTTGATGGTAACGGATTCACGCAGGTTGATCCTCCTATTCTTACACCTTCATCTGCTGAAGGAACAACGAACTTGTTCCACATCAAATACTTTGATGAAGATGCTTATCTGACACAAAGTGGACAGTTGTATATGGAAGCTGCTGCAATGGCGCTGGGCAAAGTATACTCCTTCGGTCCTACGTTCCGTGCCGAGAAATCCAAAACACGTCGTCACCTGATCGAGTTCTGGATGATTGAACCGGAAATGGCGTTTGTGGATCACGAGGAAAGCCTGCGCGTGCAAGAGAAGTTTATTGCTCACGTGGTTCAAACGGTTCTGAAAAACTGCCGTGCAGAACTCGAGTCCATCGGACGTGATGTATCCAAGCTTGAAAAAATTGTAGCTCCATTCCCACGCATTACGTATGATGAAGCAATTGAATTCCTGAATGGACAAGGCTTCGATATTCCTTGGGGAGAAGACTTTGGAGCCCCACACGAAACGGCGATTGCCGAGAAATACGAAACACCGGTCTTTATTACCCATTATCCGGCTGGAATCAAGGCATTTTACATGAAACCTGATCCAAATCGTCCTGAAGTGGTCCTCTGTGCAGATATGATCGCACCGGAAGGATACGGAGAGATCATTGGCGGTTCCCAGCGTATTGATGATCCGGAACTGATGCAGCAGCGCTTTGATGAGCATCAGTTGTCAGAAGAGGCATACCAGTGGTATCTGGACTTGCGTAAATACGGATCGGTTCCTCACTCCGGCTTCGGTCTGGGATTGGAGCGGACGGTAGCGTGGATCTGTGGATTGGATCACGTACGTGAAACAATTGCATTCCCACGTATGCTCTATCGTCTGTACCCTTAA
- a CDS encoding AAA family ATPase produces MPKWTKEIAIGFVPVLIIFLAFIGVNMIPILIAAVFVGALLFMMQMRGGITVGAGQERKRKKKGPSKLTFEEIGGQESAKQELREALDFLIRHEEIQKFGIRPLKGILLTGPPGTGKTLMAKAAAHYTDSVFVAASGSEFVEMYVGVGAGRIRDLFRDARTRAAKENKENAIIFIDEIDVIGGKREGGQQREYDQTLNQLLTEMDGIYSSDTPRILVIAATNRKEMLDSALTRPGRFDRHIQVDLPDKKGRKHILELHAVNKPLMEGVSLEKTAEESYGFSGAQLESVMNEAAIYAMRDGLLNIEQRHLSLAIDKVMMGEKTDRESSVEEKKRVAIHELGHAIMAELVRPGSVSQVALSPRGQALGYVRHNPQQEQFLYTKRFLEEQIMIALGGAAAEEMYYGGRSTGSRNDFEQATNVVQTMMASGLTTLGIVNMDMVTTEELMRENKLILQDLMEQTKRLLEEQRTIFDNSLDTLLREEVLSGEQFRCQFRDSALLPA; encoded by the coding sequence ATGCCTAAATGGACGAAAGAAATTGCCATTGGATTTGTACCCGTATTGATTATTTTTCTTGCTTTTATCGGTGTAAATATGATTCCCATTTTGATCGCAGCAGTGTTTGTGGGGGCTCTACTGTTCATGATGCAAATGCGCGGTGGAATTACGGTAGGAGCGGGCCAGGAACGCAAACGCAAGAAAAAAGGGCCTTCCAAGCTGACTTTTGAAGAAATCGGTGGTCAGGAGAGTGCGAAGCAGGAACTGCGGGAAGCGCTTGATTTTCTTATTCGACATGAAGAAATTCAGAAGTTTGGTATTCGTCCTTTGAAAGGTATCCTGCTTACTGGCCCTCCAGGAACAGGTAAAACCTTGATGGCCAAAGCTGCTGCACATTATACGGATTCTGTTTTTGTAGCTGCTTCAGGCAGTGAGTTTGTTGAGATGTATGTTGGTGTAGGTGCAGGCAGAATACGGGATTTGTTCCGTGATGCAAGAACACGTGCCGCTAAAGAAAATAAGGAAAATGCCATTATATTTATCGATGAAATTGATGTGATCGGTGGAAAACGGGAAGGCGGGCAACAGCGTGAATATGATCAGACGCTGAATCAGCTGTTGACAGAAATGGATGGTATATACTCTTCCGACACACCGCGCATACTCGTGATCGCTGCTACGAACCGAAAAGAAATGCTGGACAGCGCGTTGACACGACCAGGGCGCTTTGACCGTCATATTCAGGTAGACTTGCCCGATAAGAAAGGCAGAAAACACATACTGGAGCTGCATGCAGTCAATAAGCCTCTTATGGAAGGGGTCAGCCTTGAGAAGACAGCAGAAGAATCTTACGGATTCTCTGGGGCACAACTGGAAAGCGTGATGAACGAAGCTGCAATTTACGCGATGAGAGACGGCCTGCTCAACATTGAACAGCGTCATCTGTCCCTTGCGATTGACAAAGTAATGATGGGTGAGAAGACAGACCGCGAATCCAGCGTAGAAGAGAAGAAAAGAGTGGCTATTCATGAATTGGGACATGCCATCATGGCTGAGCTGGTTCGTCCTGGCAGTGTGAGTCAAGTTGCTCTCAGCCCTCGTGGACAGGCTCTGGGATATGTACGTCATAACCCGCAGCAAGAGCAATTTTTGTACACGAAGCGCTTCCTGGAAGAGCAGATCATGATTGCTCTCGGAGGTGCAGCAGCGGAGGAAATGTATTACGGTGGACGCAGTACAGGGTCACGTAATGACTTCGAACAAGCAACGAATGTGGTACAGACGATGATGGCTTCCGGGCTCACAACGTTAGGTATTGTTAACATGGATATGGTAACTACGGAAGAATTGATGCGGGAGAACAAATTGATCCTGCAAGACCTGATGGAACAGACCAAACGATTGCTTGAAGAACAGCGGACAATTTTCGACAATTCCCTCGACACACTCCTCAGGGAAGAAGTACTGTCTGGCGAACAATTTCGTTGTCAATTTCGTGACAGCGCCCTTCTACCGGCATAA